GAATCTATAAAgaagattaaaatatactaacataTCTTGtaaagtaatgaaaaaaaaattatcgttataaataaagctCTATTGAAAGAGGTACATTGTAAATGTCAAAcataagttaataattaagttattaaacATAAGATTGAACCATTAGTTTTCGAATAAATGATATGCGATCTTcttatcaaacattttaaactacTCATTGTCATTtactcaataatttataaacatatttttttttattaatatgggATAAATAGGATATAGGATAAATTTTTGCATTATataactcatttatttttaagctacttatatatatgtatgtatcctTTTTGTTGacagtaaaatttttattattattatttattattataaggatagaaataaaaaaatactagtatACCTTAGTAGTACATCCTGGTTCGACGCCATGTCTGTGCGGCGTGTCCAGCAAATCGTACCCCTCCCTATCCACAGTGAGAGCTCCAAGACATCCCATTAACGCTGGCGGGCGCTCTCCCGCGGGGACTTCGCCCCCGGGTGGTGCGCCCCCCAGCCAGTACTCCGCAGCTTGCAGGTCGGGCAGCAGGGCCGCGTCTTGCACCGGCGGTGACGGCGAGCCCAGTGTTTCCTCGCCGTTCACGCGCAGGCTGCCTGGGGACGGACGCGCTTACATACGTGTCTTTTAACGATCACTTcatgtagatatatatacgtataccctcgtagataaaataatattcattttgttttccTATTGtagatagatttttaatttgtgattggaattttgttatttaaattatgtgttttagCAGACTTCACTATCCCAAAGTCGTTTATGTTATACCAAAACGAATAGTACTCGTTATAAATGCAAGACATTTGAGAGTACCCCTGTACTTGTATACGATTTATCGGTACTAATATCGTATCACTTTCTCTAACTCCTGATAATTAACTTTCACCTGCTTCGATCCAAAGGCTATTATTGTGTATAGTGTATGCAAGTTCTTGTCTCCAATGACAGCATGCAGCTAGCTCGCAACAGTACCTCTCTCCAGGCCGCTGAAGACGCGCGTGGCCTGCACGTGCGCGCCGGCGCCGTCGCAGTGCGCGCCGCTCGACGCGATCTCCAGCCGCGCGCCGCCGTACTGCACCGCGAACACCACGCGGCACGCGCGCAGCCACACGCTCACTGACCGGTTCTGACGATGTATAGACgcatacacatatattatatgattcgTTATAATTTGTACAGTCTCCGGCAGGTTTTTTACGTGTACAcgaattttttatgtcttatgatacaacacccccacagaaaaccaaCGGAAATAGTAGCGCAAATAGAGCCGAAggtccgtatccttttcctcactatTGCCGTCCAttacttctttccagtcgtcaatcgtTTCCTTGCCCCTTTCCacttaaaagtgggcagcgcTTTCGCAGAGGCACTTAGTATACTTAAAGagttaattactatttttgaaGAAATGTAGGCTATTCTTCTTCTTATGCAATTGTTCGTTggcataaatttatttatttttaaaatctttttatgaATAGAACACGTTTTGTGCTCTTAAGTATAAtactattgttatattttttaattgcatgTTTGCATGCttcttacaaacaaaaataatgataccAGCttcaatattcaaaattgaCGTAGCTATTCTGTAAGCCCTGAATAACAACTATCTATTTCTGTAGTATCCGGTACGTCAGATACTCACATTAACAGTGTCCAGGGCGAGGAACAGCAGCGCATCGTGGTCCCGCGTCCGGAAGGTAAAGGAGAGTGTGAACCGGCGCCGGTCCGCGGGGCGCAGGCCCGAGCGCCGCACCGCCGCGTAGCCCGCGCCGCTGAACTGCACTAGCGTCGACCCGCGGGATTGGCTGATGCGCCTGTACAAAACGGTAATGAGCATCTTCATATCACGACCAACATTCATAATAATCCCATCTATCCCCACCATCACAATTAAGAACTCGTACCAAAGTTAGAAATTagaattcaatatatttagcCGTCCTTTGGTTTTATAGATTACGCTACAAGATGTCCACGattcacttttttattgcAGAAAAGGCAAACTACGCAAAcgttattattaacttaaaaaaggAGTTGGGCGACCAGTTGTTAGACGGTCACTTCTTTTTTGATTCCCTTAATGACAAATAGAATTTTTCTCGAAGCAATTCATACTTGCCCAGTCACTTCATCTATTTGGATAAAaacatagtaataataatagcaatgTATTTGGTTGCCGaattacacacacatatcttGCTCCTGATTGTTGCTAAAATTGTagctaaaacaaaatacataccGATGTGTACATCCAATGCACTTAGCATTCGCCGGTTGCTTGCTAAACGCCCACAAGCCCAACGCGCCGCTGTCGTCTCGCAGCGCGTGCACGCAGCCGGGCAGCGGCGCCACGCTCTCACCCAGCCATAGCAGCGACGATCGGAGCGATCCAGCGCTCGCGGCGCTTGATGTGGAGTTGCTGGAGGATATTGCAGCGCTGCCGGAGCGCTCGACGCGTAATCGCACTGTTGTCCATACTCTGGAATATACGACGTAACTTGTAAGAACTGGAATGACTTAATctaagcacagataacataatactacgTTTAAGCAATACACGATTAAACCGTTTTTAAATAGTCGGAACTAGATCAAGTTTAGGCAATAAACCAATAATAACACATCACAAATTAAGGCACCTCTCTATATCAATGGTATACGCTGTATGATCCGCGTCATCCATCGTGGACTGCAGAGGCTCGGGGTGCAGAATGACCCCCTCCTCTCCCCCCACGTTCCACGTCAGTCGCAGCCGGTTGTTCACCACAGACAGACGCATGTAGCGATCTGTTGCTTCCTGGATATCACAATAAAcaggtttattttaaattatagtggagataaagaaatgttttttccGGAGAAGGTACCTACTAAAATTTCGACAATAAGTCTCGATCGGCTGACATATTATATCACTTTATAGAAATGACTTGAGAACGTGATCGGtctaattgatattttttataagaccaTGAAAGAAAaagccatttatttatttggctGTTTTGaccactaatattttatttgtataggaTCGATTcgattgtatgtttgtttcttttttgatATTGTGCCACTGTcaataaacgaaattaaattcGTTTTCTTTGATCAAGTATCAATTTTGTATCAAACCATTTTTTaactgttaaatataattccacAGCAAAGGAGTTGGAATTCATTTATTACTAGCAGTCCGCcttggcttcgcccgtggtacatatatatcctataGCCATACGTTCCATAGACTataagttcctgagattagtgcgttcaaacaaataaacaaacaaacaaactcttcagctttataatattagtatagatgtgcGTTGGAAGAACAATAAGGTCTCTATCATGATGGAGACTATATTTTGGGTTGACTAtagtttgaattattaaaataaggtcAACCTGATCTTGCATAAAGATGAGCGTTCCATCTTCCACATCGCCATCGAAGCTCACAGCTAGTGACAGTCGTGTGACAGCTGGCGCGTTCCACACCACGTACGCGCGCGCGCACCCTGCGCCTGATGCCGGGGAACGGACGGATACTGTAATCTATGGAGATAAATTGATAGTGTGGAgagaaaatataactaaactaAATATGACAATACAACTCTAAGGATAAAGTGATAAATGGAGTAAGGAACTAGTCCATGCGTCGTCAAAAATTACTTCTCCTAGTGAAGTTATATCTCTCAAAGAAGGTCGTTCTTGTGTTAcggcaatttaaatattgaattaaaaagatttaatgtattatttgaagAATGAGATAAAAGGTCAAAACTTTAACATCTacattatattcttaatagATGCAGTTTACTGACTTCACAATgtccaaaaattttataacagacTAGCTCACCGTGCTAGCGGCGTGTCTCGCGCGCTCCACTCGCTCTCTCAGCGCTTTCAGCGCTGGCTCCAGCGAGGCGGTCGCGGCGGAGTGTTCTCGCGCGCGAGCAGCTGCAGCCGCTGCAAGCGCTTCCGACACCTCCGCGCCGCGCAGCGTGTTGCCGCGGATTTGGGAcactaaatattaagtaaagttCGTCTATCTTAATACTCAACAAGAGACACCAacgatgtataaaaaaaatatcaatgttttaacaacatgtttaattattcatttaggTAACTACTACAATAccacaaaacattaatttttacatttcgcTAGTTATGCACTTTTCATGGCGACGAAGTCATGTTGGTactcaatataaaatgtattaatgagGGTTACCTCTACCTGTAATGATTTATACGACAGTATAAAAGGggctacatttatttaatacgttaATTTTCCTGCTTTTCCAAAAGCGAAACATATTCTTTGTTTTGGAAGGGATGGAAGTGGTCCACCaagactttattattaaatacaacttCAGTCATTGACACTTACCATGTTCCTCAGCGGCACCCAGAGCTGTATCCCCCAGCCGCTGCAGCGCTGCCAGTTTCCGCCGCAAGTGGTAGCGCACCCGCCTCCTCAACTCTGCCGCTTCATCATACAGCGACCTCGACACAGCGAACACGCGTTCCGCTTGCTCGCCAGCGCTGCGAAGCGATGTAAGCGCTCCCGTTTCTGTACTAccttgaatttaatatatgcaattattaaaagaaaacgaaatggaataaataacCGTCCTTCAGACACAGTCAAgtgaatacaatttaaaaaggttACAGTGTAATGgttgttttaaacatttgccTCAACAAAAAGATTAGAACAAATTAAAGCGTTCAAACTGTCGCTTCATTTCAAGCTCTCAATGTCAgataatttcctttttttctaCAGAAAAAAGgccaaaaaaaatcttaaaattatctCACAGATAAGAAAAAATCAACCGATAATTTGTATAGTAAACTACGAATATATTTACTAAGGCCAGCCGCAGCAGTGGACGCCCCAGAGGCCAGCGAGCGCTCCCGCCAGCCCAGCGCGCGCAGTCCCACGCTCGCCGTGTCGATACCACGTGCCGCACTCTCTACCCCACGTCCTAGTTCTGTAAATAACACgtattattgtgaaataataaatatataatgataaaccAAATACATAACACTTGTAcgtattttatcatttgtcaataaattattttacttacaaaCATTACTAATAATCGGACAGCATATAGCGAGCGTATTGAAAACGACCTAGGAGGAAAGTCATAAGTTATCaataattgcttatttttctattacaaaatcataatttatccggtaaattgaaacattgaaactagcttaaaaatataaaatcacataTGCTGTGACTGAATCCAATATGcctatataaaatttcgcaTAGACTTTCTTACTCACCGGAAGATTTCATCAGCACGGCATTGCCACGTCGCTTTAAGTCCTCAGAAGCGGCCCAATGCGCATTCGCCGTGTCGATCAAGGGCTGCGGTCCGCGGGCCAGCTGCACGGCCGCGGCGGTCGCGGCGGTCGCGGCGTCAGCAGCCGCGTCAGCTTCTTTCACAGCTTTGCTGACTTCGGACCAGGCGCCTGCCGCTTGTACCCCGAGAGATGCCGCTGCTCGTGTGCCAGCGAAGAGACTAGAAGAGAGAAAGTTAGAGACTAAAATttgtctttaattatatttaatgttaaaaaaatgacGATGTAAGGATTTAATTCTTGGAGGCCATGTTTGTATGATAtgtattatcaaatttattagtgTGAAGAGATAGAAAGTCTTTTAGTATACATACAGGCGAAAGTAGATGTTCCAAAGAAtcactaataaataaagcgaAATAGACaccaaaaatatgttaataaagaCATCTTAAATAGTTACTTACAGTTATATGAAGATGAAAAAACGTATTGtatgttttcataatttaaccTGTCAAAGATGGATGCcagtgaataaaaatacaaaacaattactttttatattccttCGCTTTTTCCCCAAGCATCGCGACGTGTTTTTCCACTGCATCCAGGTACTTCTTCTTGTAAGCTGGTGTAAGGTTGTACAAAATACCCTCCTTCTCTTCAGTCGCAGCAGTGAGGATTCGGAGTTGTTCAATCGTTTGTGGGAAATTGATGGCCAGGTTTCTGCTCTGCGAAATTGCTGTTTTTGCTTCTTCGGTGAAGTTTGTGGTTGGTTGTTCTGCGATTTCCTGAAAAGAgaccatattttattatgtaacataGCATGTAGGCCATATTGttgaacaaaataattcattgcCACTATGAAAATAACTTTCGTCGCATTACGCGATTCCATTTTTTGCGATGCAGTATATTTGCCACGTAAATAAAGaactatataaataggtatactTACTTCTAGCATGACTCGACACTTTGAACCCAAGTCCTTCAACCTGATCAAAGAGGGAACTACTCTCTTCTTCAGCTCGCTGACTTTATCTCCCGCCCCCCACACAGCTTCCGCCAATTTCGAAATATCGTCCATCTTGTTTTCCCATTCGTCCAACGACGCTTGCATTTTATGAACGCGTCGATACATATCTTCAATACGATAGGAGTATTCATGGATTGATGTTGATTGTAGGTTCGccttataaaagaataattcaGTATTACTCATTGTTATAAACGTTTTTTgagtaatttttgtaatttattatccgGTTCGAAGGACCAGGACCACAAACGTACGTGCCCTTGCTGGCTacgtacaataaaattatttttttatgacctTTTAATAGAAACTGATATAGAATATGTAACTAATACAAACTTACAGAATCAGATACATCCGTAGCGCCAGCTATGTAATCAATTAGCTTAATTTCCTTTATTGTCTTTAACAATCTTCTCGCTTCTTTCAAGGCTCGGTGAGCGCTCAAATGCTTCTCGCCTCTTGCGAAATCATCCAAATTAGCTACCAACTCTCCAAATAACCTcctctgttttattatttcttctaAACCACTCATACTTTCCAAACTGAGATAGTGAGCATCTGTCTCCCTTCTCGAAGCTTCTGTTTTCAAATTGTTTGCAGATGTGAAGAGGTTATGTTCGGTTTCTTCCAGTTTATTAATTGTGGAATCTATTATTCTAGCTTTCTCTATGTCAGTCTTTAAGTTCCGTAGGTCGTGGTACAGGTATGAGGCATTGTGCTCGAATTGCTTCAAAGCTGGGAAGGGTTGCGGTATTCTTGTGAGCTCTGTGATATCTGCACGCTTGTGGAGATCAGCGGTCATAGCCTCGACTGAATCGAGGAGGGTTTGAGTGCAGTTATCGCACGCTGCAATTGGATAGATTGAATGCTTTGGTTATTTCAATGGTTTTATTTGGTTGGAATTAATACTACGAATGAGCAATAACTttgttattatcatcatcTTTCTTAACATGCAAGATTTGatttcaatatcaatatattttcttaatttatttcgttaatataaatacaaaatttgcaataaacacacaagtatttattgtaaaagtgATGGTGTTAATGAAATACtactcattttaatattttatggcgGGGTTAAGTGTGTTTGTATGCGGACAAGTAAACGAAGTATCCCCACTCACGCGTACACCCCCCCTCATCCAAATAGTGTCGCGGCAGCTCGCACGTGTCGCACTTATCGCCGCGCACGTGCGGGCGGCAGCGGCAGCGGGCGCGCGCGTCGCAGGAGCTCGCGGCGGCGCCGCGCGGGTCGCACGTGCACGGCTCGCACGCGCCGCGTGCGTTCTGCACCCACCCGGGCGCGCAGATCTCGCACGCGTTGCCAGCGTAACCTGAATTCAACTATGTGTTAGATACAGCTCGGACAAATGACGCAGAATTTCCATGCTGTGTGGTTCATACATGTTCTTCGACAaatcattacaatttataaaatccgCTTACCCAAAACGGgcgaaatattttgttaagtgCGTAATATCGGCTAAAAGGCATTCAGATTGACAGAGTTTAAAAGAGAAGTTTATTACGGGCTTGTTGATGAtgacttaaaatttttaaatttatcacaatCGAGAATACACACAAAGATTTGCAAATTAAACGATgaatttatgtgtaattagCTTTGCTTGAAAGCTTTCACATAAGGCGATAAAGGCAGTGACTCACCAGGCTTGCAATAACAGCGCAGTCGATGAAGCCCCGGCGCGCAGGACAGCGCGCGGTTGTCGCTCGGCGAAGGGCAGGCGCAGGGCCGGCAGCCGCCCGGCTCGCCGTAGTAGCCGTCAGCGCAGCGCTCGCAGTGCGCGCCCGCCGTGTTCTCTGTGCAATTCTGGAAAACAGCAACTTGTTATATGAAATTCACCTTTCATAATGGTTTATTTAAGACttaatgatatgaatatttaaaagaaccTACCATGTGgacaaacattaatataaaataatcctactattattataaacgtgaatttgtaagtatggttggatgtttgtatgtatgtatggatgtttgttactctttcacgcaaaaagtacagaaccgattgaaatgaaatttggtacgtagctagctgaacaactggaataacacatattatacaattttttcccgatattcctacgaaatatagacttacgcgggtgaaaccgcggggcgcagctagttatgcCATAAATCTGCAGCATGCTCACCATACAATGTCCCGTAGTGGGATGGCACGTTTCCGATCGATTATTACAATCACACTGTTTGGGGACGGTCTCCAAGTCGATCAGTATCGTCCCCGCGGTATGCCAGAGCCGCGGCGGGGTGGGGGGGAGCCAGAAGCCGGCGGCCGGACGGTGGCACGAACCGGAACTGAATCCGGTACCGCATTCACACATCTCCACACCGGGGGCCGGGGCGCCACGTGATAGGCCGGCAACAGCCGTTTCCAAGGAGACGTTGAGGAGTCTGGAAAACGAGGGTAGAATAAGTTAAACACAAAGTACAATTTTTCtacaccaatattataaagaggaaactgttgtatttttgtatatgttcGCAGCAACTCCACTGAGTAacaaaggctatatatataccaagtAAGACGGGGCGAACAATTACGGATACGGATTCAATTTCCATTAATTCTTCCAAAATAATTAACCGTCTCACTCCacgaattatttcatttaatttcaaacaacTTACAGCACGTGCAAAGGCTCCCTGTAATTCGGCATCCTGGTGGAAACTCGCACGAAGACGTGCTGCAGATCCTGCAGGACTAGCATCAGAACGCCGCGGGACGCCACTGCGTTCCGGCCGCGGACCTCCCACAATGACTCGTGGAGGTACACCGCGTATGTACCGTTTATAGCTGGTACTCGCTGGCAAACATTAACCGTAGcgttttataagtattttagcAAATTGCAAAGAACAATGAAGAAAAGTATAGGACTCCCTGCACAGTTCGTGTACACTAagcaaaacaaaactaaatctacatttacacttatattatgaagTGGAAAGTATtgcattttagaatttttgtatgtttgtaaagttTACCGATTTCGAAAAAATTTTCACgtttagaaagctgcaacttcaccgACTGACTTAGgctttataaatgtactaCGGGTGAAGCtgaggcgaacagctagtcacAACTAATTGTAATTGCGGTTGGCATCGTTACCGGGTGCCTCAACATAGaattagtttgttttaaattattcttccATTGAGGAAAATAGCGTACCTCATAATGATCAAGCACCAACGATCCTCCATGTATACTGACGAGAGGAAATCTCGTCAGGGTCTGTTGTGGTAGCGGTTCTCCCCCTTCCTCTTCCACCCGGAACCTCAAAGCTCCCCCGTAGGACATCACCCTGTCCCCCAGGAACACTTCGCCAAGTTCCGCGTAAACGGGCACAGGTGGCCAGGGTACTGATATCGTGACGTCTGGATTCCGTGTGTGCACTGCTAGAAGCGATTCTTGCTCCatctgaatatataataggtTTTATTCATCATCAAGCTATTTATGAATTGAAACCACGCATAAAAATGTAGGTCGCAATTAAATAATGCCTGTTTAATGTATTCAACCTCAAGAGTTATAtcttcttattttattgtacactgatcttttattaatgtagaatgataatttattttaataagcatcgatattgaaattttatcttattatgcCATCTAAGTCAGCAAATTGTTCCTTATTTATCCAATATTGTAAACGAGAAAGCGTGTTTGTTTGCATATCTTTCAGGTCgtattttataacactatTTTCATGTCTGGAGAAGGTTAAAAAGCTCGAGAGCtcataggctacttttcaaacatatcatttattaaattgcttcGACTGCGCGGGAGAAATGGCTGGTGGAAAGCTTATTCGCTATAACCCCAATCACCGTACATTAGCCACCTCCCCCCTCAGCAGCCGCAAGTgcagcggcgcgggcgcgtgCAGCGCGGCGCGCACCACGTCCGCCTGCGTGCAGCGCGCGGCGCGCCCGAAGCAGAAGCACGCGGTGCACCCGGCCGGGTTCGTCTCCGAGAGACCGAACGTGCCGTCCAGGCAGCGGTCGCACTTCGCGCCCACTACGTTTTCCTGCAGGGTTCAGAGTAATTGTTTAATAGTTGACAACAAATCTAGGCAATATGTATCAGTCTAAATAACTTTCAAATACTGACCAATTTttcaacttcaaaaaaggaaaaagtttttgagtttgataTCTCATAAATGTAAAcgaatttttatgatacttttttatttgaaaggatATTGGTAAGtacaatacataattacatgtttatacgaagatataaatttacatcaaAATTCTGCATTTTGAGAACATATCATCAGAGACTAAGACGCTGCTATCGACGTTAAATTTAACTCTATGGTCCAAGAGAACTGATATCTACTTATACTAAGCATAATAATACACACCTTACACGGGCACTTGCCGGTATCATCACACTCGCAGACATCAGTGCACCTGGTGCCAGCCACCGAGCACCTGCACGATCTACATCGCGGCCCAAAGAAGCCGCGCTCACAGCGGTCGCACGACAGACCCGTCCAGCCTGGCTTGCATTCACAGGCGCCTGTTACCATATCGCAGATTTCTGCAAACAGCCAATAAGCATGGTTAATAATTTGGCGAACAGAAATGCaaattgtattgatttaaaaaacagaaagttaagctgtaataatttttatagtgcTATAGCTTAATCATCATAGTCGTTTCAGAAAAGACACAAGAATAACAAAGTCTTATTCGTATACCTCAAACTATTTGTATACCATTTCCACcaaggggctactgaaaatcagcgctgcgcattacgcgtGGCACATTctgagtagttaccctttttagCACCACACAGTACACACACACCCACACATTTGGTTTGTAAAGATTGTATT
The Zerene cesonia ecotype Mississippi chromosome 1, Zerene_cesonia_1.1, whole genome shotgun sequence DNA segment above includes these coding regions:
- the LOC119840235 gene encoding laminin subunit alpha-1, whose translation is MWRYLVLLLIASCADGRGKKHRNHKPGRALLDRLSSTTLSEVTVASEGLLPAPVDVAPYSTVVANATCGERGAEEFCRETPGKRGIACDVCEGLEGPASRQHPAGLAIDGDPATWWQTPTLSTGEEYRHVELVATLPDKMELLHVIIKSGPSPRPLAWSLEVSLTEAADDWRLLRAFGDRDHCKKIWDLRPERKRRKARAQKGKEKLSCSTQFANPKPLENGEMHVAVGEGVTVRRVRITFRATHAMPHNYYTVRELTLAARCLCHGHASHCNVNDKGAKCDCLHGTCGGHCQRCCSGAKWQPHRPCDTFPGDCSCGERGECAFDDTGDVLCVNCTDNRAGPLCDRCLVGFYNALPDGPCVPCDCDPEGSDGSCNWDKKQQRVVCTCHAGFLGPKCESCEDLNAVFPNCVVDDTTPACKCDPRGVVDPSRVCDDVCECKANVIGERCDECAPGYFGLSADLADGCLPCYCSHLAETCRVNHRAHLHPDVVLPLGEAWLISDAALNETLEPSVDEQGKPYLITYEVEGWESFYWLTNSFSGEQLDAYGGEVKASMYWSVARGDTGGSPTVGPDVILVANDGRKLTYINSSHEFPGQMELSVVLIEGNWYLENEVATRTQLLDILSDLRAVMIRAHYHNDQDEVRLEGVEVLSGHAVTETCACPKGYEGAQCAQCAWTHVRIRRAPTALPAFECVPCACNMHAGCVSVDGPCGECQHNTTGPHCERCLPGHYGNPVTGGCKPCACPLYEASNNFSPNCALAGPEGDEFVCTQCPDGYTGDHCESCDSGYWGSPATPGGSCAPCACGGGPCNADTGACLVCPPHTEGETCDQCQEGYYSIEEGGACLPCECGRGALSSACDARTGACACAPNWTGRACDSCATGYGDVDAGCPACRCGVASVSGACDAASGRCACAAGAEPPRCDTCRLEYWDLTSDGCRGCNCSRSGSESNVCDIRTGQCRCRPHVTGRACDTCEEGFWGLDRGECRRCECGAGTAACDPVTGLCACAAGVGGARCDRCLPGYYGFSATGCLPCPTCTEGKVCSPVSGRCVCPGRSRGPACSQCARGYWGREFGCKPCACGPGASSEICDMVTGACECKPGWTGLSCDRCERGFFGPRCRSCRCSVAGTRCTDVCECDDTGKCPCKENVVGAKCDRCLDGTFGLSETNPAGCTACFCFGRAARCTQADVVRAALHAPAPLHLRLLRGEVANMEQESLLAVHTRNPDVTISVPWPPVPVYAELGEVFLGDRVMSYGGALRFRVEEEGGEPLPQQTLTRFPLVSIHGGSLVLDHYERVPAINGTYAVYLHESLWEVRGRNAVASRGVLMLVLQDLQHVFVRVSTRMPNYREPLHVLLLNVSLETAVAGLSRGAPAPGVEMCECGTGFSSGSCHRPAAGFWLPPTPPRLWHTAGTILIDLETVPKQCDCNNRSETCHPTTGHCMNCTENTAGAHCERCADGYYGEPGGCRPCACPSPSDNRALSCAPGLHRLRCYCKPGYAGNACEICAPGWVQNARGACEPCTCDPRGAAASSCDARARCRCRPHVRGDKCDTCELPRHYLDEGGCTPCDNCTQTLLDSVEAMTADLHKRADITELTRIPQPFPALKQFEHNASYLYHDLRNLKTDIEKARIIDSTINKLEETEHNLFTSANNLKTEASRRETDAHYLSLESMSGLEEIIKQRRLFGELVANLDDFARGEKHLSAHRALKEARRLLKTIKEIKLIDYIAGATDVSDSANLQSTSIHEYSYRIEDMYRRVHKMQASLDEWENKMDDISKLAEAVWGAGDKVSELKKRVVPSLIRLKDLGSKCRVMLEEIAEQPTTNFTEEAKTAISQSRNLAINFPQTIEQLRILTAATEEKEGILYNLTPAYKKKYLDAVEKHVAMLGEKAKEYKNLFAGTRAAASLGVQAAGAWSEVSKAVKEADAAADAATAATAAAVQLARGPQPLIDTANAHWAASEDLKRRGNAVLMKSSELGRGVESAARGIDTASVGLRALGWRERSLASGASTAAAGLSSTETGALTSLRSAGEQAERVFAVSRSLYDEAAELRRRVRYHLRRKLAALQRLGDTALGAAEEHVSQIRGNTLRGAEVSEALAAAAAARAREHSAATASLEPALKALRERVERARHAASTITVSVRSPASGAGCARAYVVWNAPAVTRLSLAVSFDGDVEDGTLIFMQDQEATDRYMRLSVVNNRLRLTWNVGGEEGVILHPEPLQSTMDDADHTAYTIDIERVWTTVRLRVERSGSAAISSSNSTSSAASAGSLRSSLLWLGESVAPLPGCVHALRDDSGALGLWAFSKQPANAKCIGCTHRRISQSRGSTLVQFSGAGYAAVRRSGLRPADRRRFTLSFTFRTRDHDALLFLALDTVNNRSVSVWLRACRVVFAVQYGGARLEIASSGAHCDGAGAHVQATRVFSGLERACA